Part of the Engraulis encrasicolus isolate BLACKSEA-1 chromosome 23, IST_EnEncr_1.0, whole genome shotgun sequence genome is shown below.
GCATTAATTGGCGTCAACATTATCATTATCTAAGCATTAGATTAgtattacagtgtttcccacagaaattttggaaactatgggggcagccatgatatttttttccgggggggggggggggggggggggggggggggtcacgtggacctttgggggggggggtgcatttaaaaaaaaaaatgcagtacagtgaatcatttctgtttacaacagtttaattcgtccctcatgcaggggtctatgtcatgaaaaaaataataaaacaaaatatgagccgagataagaatttaagagtactctgacattgttaacgcatagacaaaaagggtctaagacggtaggctatgccttttccccacacacacaggcgtacacattctacatgaggggtgctggccagtttttcaaaattcctcccattaaaatggctgaacaacatattacacatttatgtcttttcacattcatttctatatacagcccgatgtctcctctgccgtgtcaatgaaggcctgtcacctaactcattacaactgtaaagcaaagcctggggagtgttagtaaactcatcccaactgtcccttctctgaatgtttttaattgctcccaaacccaagttaactacaacaacttgactaagcttttgatccctctgtctttcaagcacttgtagttttctctataggatgtatttaatCCAGGagaaaaatgcgaaggaaatcgtaattcaaatcgtttttttaacaaaaacggaaatcgtaaaaaaaaaaaaaaaaaaaagttaaaaaaaaaaaaaaattttttttttttttatttttttttacattttcggaaactatggcggccaaatttaaactatggtgggccgccatagtttcctcaatgtatgggaaacactggtattaACTTGAATTAGCATTGGTAAGTGTTAGCTAAACATGAATGCTAGTTTTAGCATTAACTTTACTTTAACTCAGGGGCGGAGCTAATAGGCAGGGcagacagggcatttgcccctgggcccagggccctcctgtattgatggTGGGAGCCCTGTTTTGACCTTGTCAGGCTGAAAGGTGAATGTTAgtgctagctaatgctaatgcttaGATTATACAGTTTTGTTAATGCTAATGCGGTGAGTTATTTAATACAGTTAGGTAATTTAATACAGttaaattagacatccaatccatttaggctggtttatcaggctaccttcATTGTCTTTTAGCATTAATTGGCATCACCATTACCCTACATTAGATTAGCATTAGTTTGTATTCACTTGAATTAGCAGCATTGGTAAGCATTAGCTACACCTGAATGCTAGCTTTAGCATTAGCAAAGCATTAGCATTACTTTAACTCAGGGGCATAGCTAATATACAGGACAAGTAGGACATTTGCTCCggacccagggccctcccgtattgatggttttgaccttggcaggctgaaTGATGGGGCCCATCTTTTATAGGCAgtgatgggtaagcggttagaatgtcagacttgtagcccaaaggtcaccggttcaactcccaaaccgccaggttggtggagggagtaattaaccagtgctctcccccatcctcctccatgactagtATAGGCCTACCGTACCTGCTGCACTGCCCCATTGCACGAGtgtggcatgaatgcaatttcatgtgcagtgttgtgtgctgtgtcacaatgacaatgggagttggagtctcccaatgggctttcacttcaccagCATTTTACCTGGGCCATGTATGCAATTGTTCCGGCCACTGCTTTTTAACCAGCAGTAACACTTATTAGTATTAGCACAAGCTAAATATTATTAGCTAGCGTTACATTAGCCAAGTATTCGCTTAGCATTTAACATTATCATAACCTTTAGCAGCTGAGTGTTTTGGGACAGTAAACTAGGTGTTTCAGGACACCAACTTGGTATCCCAGGACACAGCAGTTGGGTGTCCCACGACAGCAGAGTGTCAGCAGCTGGGTGTCTCTGGAAAGTTTGCAGGACACCAGCAACCATAGCCTAGGGCAgcggtggcctagtggttagatagtgtgtctttcaatctgagggttgcaggtgtgaatcccccctgacctctccctacatctccatggttgacgtgctcttgagcaaggtgtaacggaggctaactagcagagttggcatggaacgttagtaaacctccctgagtctcatacagtatcaatgccgttgggctgggggactggtcctttagtccagcggtatcgtactgtgcctcccatttccgaacctaTGTAGTTGTCGAGGTTGCACGTTCGCGCccagagggggacgaacaggtgcaagatgacctccgtcacaaaggcacctaacccaacattgctccagggactgtaaccaataccctgacaaataataactgtaagtcgctttgagtaaaatgaaagcgtcagctaagtgaaatgtaatgataATGATACAGTATAAAAtatttatctgtctgtttgtctatggatctatccgtctgtctgtctatctatctatcttcagtGTGACGGAGGCTAAACAGAATGAAGAAAATGCCTCTCTGGAGGCAAAGTTACAAGCGCAGAGGGCCTCTCTGGAGTTGGAGTTTGAGAAACAGAGGGCGTCTCTGGCAGCGGCGtggagagaggaaaaggcctCTTTGGAGGCGGATTGGATGGCGCAGAGGGCGCATTTGGAGGAGGAGTGCCAGCAGCATAGGGCGTCTGCAGCGGCTGCTGTGGACGCAGAGCGCAAGAAGCTGTTTCGGTTTGTGTCTTCAGTGACCAGGCAGCTGTATGGGCAGCGCAAGCAGACCGCCCTCCTCCGCGCAGCCCAGTACGAGCGACTGCTGGTCGACCTAAAGAAGCAGGCCACTCGGTGGATGGTGGTAAGTAGTTAGAGGACTTACTGTtacaggtacactgtgtaagatttttagttgtttatttacagaattcatgctacccattcactaatgttacctttttcatgaatacttaccaccaccatcaaattccaagtattcattatgactgaaacatttccagaaatagctatttttagctgcaaaaatgactacttgggccatactagaaaatattagtttattacctagttaactttcatgaaacgatcaaatttggcaataggcaacccagtttcaatgagcagcatagtcgcagtaccttttttgacaatttcctgcacagtgtacctcaAGACATAGAATGTAGGAACGTGCCATGGTAAATCACTCTGTGGATCACACACTATCTTGTTTTTTTTGGCTATGTAACCCACATATGACTGATTGTGATAGGATTGGAATGGGAGGTCAAAATGGGGGGTCTGATGATCGACATGTACACAATAACAAACTGTTGCCTATTTGCATCAGACATTGGACAATATCAAACTGTTGCACTCTCTGCATACTACATGCAGACACTGGACAGATcaaacacattgcacacacatgcatagatgaAACGTTGTTGTTACCCCCatctgcaaacaaacaaacatggtgtgtgtgtgtgtgttgttctgctaCTTAGGCACCATGGGATTGCCCGGCCAGTTGTGATAATGCTGATGTTCCGATGGTCTTCTCTTCATGGAGCCTGAGGGAGGAGACCAGGAGGATCCAGGAGGACATGCCCCGCCTGTACAACCACTTGGAGGTAACTAAGAGCGCACAGACAGCTGCCCTTCAATTACATCTATGATAACAAAAGTAACTATAATCTGACATACACCAACTATTACTGTTGTTATATGATGTGATAATCAATGTCATTTTAGAACTAGAGGTGATAAATTGGTTTTACAGCATCCTATTTACCACCCAATAAAACATAGTAAAGTGGGAGTCAATGGAGAGACAAAAAACAAGATAATGACAAAGTGATGCattaacataaaaaaaaaacatttgcaagcTCATGTGATGGCCATGCAGATTTACTTGACCAGTATTGCGCCTTAGTTAGACCTTTCTTGTGTTCCATTGTTTTAGGAGTACTATCAGCATGAGAAGATGCTTCAGCACCTTCTGGAGCAACAGAGAAGAGAGTCAGAGCTTGAGGGGAGGGCGTACATCAAGTGCCAGGTCCTGCATGCCAAATACGTCAAGGAGGAAGCAAAGAGGCAGGAGGCTGAGCGGAAAAAGAGAGCGGAGCTTCATGCCAGGCTGCTCAAAGAAGCGGAGAAGAGATGGGTCGCCGCACagaagaaacagaggaagagCGAGGAGAAGGCCAGGAGGGAGGCGGAGAAcattgagaagaagaagaaggcagagcaggagaaaaaagAGGCCAAGGAGGCAGCCAGGGAGGAGAGGGCAGCCGCAGGAGGAAAGAGCTGGTTCAGAAGACTCCTGTGCTGCTGCTTCAGAAGGAGGGCCACTGCAGCTAACTGAGCTGTGCTCCTGtccccccctgtctgtctgtgtgtgtgtgtgtgtgtgtgtgtgtgtgtgtgtgtgtgtgtgtgtgtgtgtgtgtgtgtgtgtgtgtgtgtgtgtgtgtgtgtgtgccccatgtCCCCGTCTGTGATTGtcatctgtcctgtcctgtcctgccctgccctgccctgccctgccccgccctgccctgccctgcccaccagTGACTTGCCTTCCTAGTTGTCTCACCATTTTTGCAATGTGTAGTCAGTCCTACTGTATTCTCCCTGTTCCTGTGCATATGTCTGTAACGTGTTTTGTAAataccccaccccccaactccaCACCTGTAAATACCCCCATCCCATGTTTtgtaaatccccccccccccttttttttgtaaATACCTCCTGTAAATAGCCCATCATACCATTTTTTGCAAATAACCCCTGTAAATAACCCCACAGCCTTGTAAATAAACCTCTGTAAATATCCCCCCCCAAAACTTTGTGTTTCGTGTCATGTATTTGGCTCCACTTCCCCTACATTGGGACTTTCTGCTGGACagagttgtgcacacacacagatgatagcCTCAGGCAATGAAGTTCATCGTACCatacatcacacagacacaggatgTAGGCCTGATAGAAGAAGAAAATCCAAAACCTGAATCTTTAACTTATTGGAATGAGAAAAATCTAATGAGTATGCTTTATTCTGGCAAACAAACTCCATCAACCTGAAGTCTGAATACTATTAAGCCCTGCAAATTACATGCGAATGCCTACCTTCCTGCCGCAGTGCTTCTCTTCTGCCAAAAGTGGAGCTACGTTACCACCTTgtggtgaaaaaacaaaacagccaCTAAAACTCAGTTCATTCAAACACTTTCTCCAAGTCTCAGTGGATTACCACACAACTAAATACAATATGACACATTTATCATTTAACATAAAGTAATAGATTTGGAGGAGTCTGCGATTAAAGCCAGATACTGTGAGAAGCCAGATTGCTTGGTTTACCTTTTTCTGTAATGTTAGTGTAGAGTGTGTTGATTTCAAACATATTGTGTTTGAAATATTGGGTTAGGACTTGAAGTTTCAGCAACAGTGACCTCTCCTGGTGAATAAGCAAACCTGCAACTAAATATGCTTAGCTAGTCAGTGTGGCAATGAGTGCACCAAATCCACATTGACACAGCCTAGATCAGAtcaggtggggaacctttttttatTCGAGGGTCCACTTTAAAGTTTATAAAGTCCTCCTAGAGCCGTAGTACGAACACAGAccgggatttccccctgcactttaggcctatattgaaggcggccacctttacaacagacctcaccttcactcggtcccctgaaaatataactcaattgtattgcaaatgtaatgtctACCATTTCTTTACAAAAGATCTTGTATTTCATTTTAAACTGCATAAAATTAAAATTATGTCTGGGTCTGGATAAGACGTCCTCAAGGGTCGTAAACAGTGCTCAAGaagatataggttccccacccctggcctagatgCTCACctacagcagagattctttaagtacagtggtgctcatatgtttacataccccagcagaatatatgctttcttggtgatttctcacaaaatatgaaggattacacaaaacctttttttttactcattgctagtgactggcataagacatttattagcaatcttctgtgtttactctttcaaaagcatgatcacaacccaaactacccaaatgaccctgttcaaaagtgtacataccctagtttctgatgctgaatatggccctgtttaacatcagggaccactctaaattgtttgtggtagttgtggataaggctcttaatgttctcagatgacaaaacagcacattcttcctggcagaatggttgtttcctataatatttttgggtgtcttgctggaacctcacatttgagatttcccctgaatggctcaatgatgttgagatcaggagagtgagacggtcactcaaaaacttcattgtattctttctgaagctaatgacgggttgatttggctttctgtgttgaaatattgtcatgttggcatgtccaaacaatggaccatgtgcactttcaaggctgatgtgtgtcaagtttcctccagtatttttcacagggcaatgtattcatcattctgtgagtatggaccaaaagtatagtgcatttgtaactcaaatgtccccatgacatcagtggtccatgaccatgtttcacagaagggatggtgtaactttcaccataggctccgttgactgttctccaactggtactgttaatagtggctgaaaaaagttccatattgatttcatttttccaaatgactttgtcacaggcattctgatgcttctcactatgctatttggtgtatcacactaccacaaacaatttagagcggtccttgatgttaaacagggccatattcagcatcagaaactagggtatgtaaatttttgagcagggtcatttgggtagtttgggttgtgatcatgcttttgaaagagtaaacacagaagattgctaataaatgtcttaagccagtcactagcaatgagtgaaaaaaaaggttttgtgtaatccttcatattttgtgagaaattgcagagaaagcgtatattctgctggggtatgtaaacatatgagcaccactgtatatagagatatggcaacataataggtttctatgggcacctaacgtgaccaggttctggtctgcctaaaggagcgtgtcataatgctcctagcattgaatagaacagtccttaggtctgcctaggtctgcctaaagggggatttcccccctctcccctttgcaataatagaacccggaaacaatgggccaatggaacctctctctctccctactctctctgcctACAGTATGTGAGCCGGATATCTCCTGCTCTGCAGGTGATTCCCTTGTATGGGGTAACGTGGGCTTCAGGATATATGCAGAGTGCCCAGTGGTTGCATGTGATGAGTGTGAAGTGAGTAACTAACCCGGCACAACCCACTACCCCAAGGTGAGCTGCTTTCCACATCCCTGGGACATCAAGCACCCAAAAGGATGGGTACAGGGGTGCTAGAAAATCGCAAAAGTTGGGGTGCATGGTTGCTAGAACATTGCCGAAGGATGGCTATGAAAACATGCGAAAGGGAACTAGTTTTGATCAAATGGCCTCAAAACAAACATGTTTCACTGGTTTTCATTTAAAAAGCCCCTTCACTGTAACTGAAAATTTCAAGCTTATTGTGTCCTCCTTTATAATGGATAAAATTAGCTAAAACTTTGCAATGAAGTTGTGTCCAAAGTAACAATAATGtaacagggatggattaggaCTCCATATGACCCTGGACCAGAAACAAGAAAGGACCCCCTCCATTACAAGGTTCCAAAAGATTTGGGGGTTTAATGAAGATGTTAGACCCTTTGTTATTGGGGGTTTGGTGTTTTCATccccgagaaaatgtgaaaatacagtttaaAGTGCAAAATAACACAATTAAATATGAGAATTCAGACCAACAATGAAGGGTTTTAAGTAGCGCGGAGGGTTGGACTTCTGTGATCCCTTGGGTCTTTaggcccctgggtctgggcccggtaggcccatggtGTGATCCATCCTTGTGTAAAAGAACAGCAGGATTTTGCTTAGTCGGTAGTATTTGAAAACTCAacatcattcattcatgcatgcatgaactcATACAGTGGTGGGCAGGGCACATACGTATATTGCCTTGTTGGTGGcattgcacactcaaacacacagagttTAAACGTTCAGAAGTCTATTGTTTGTGTGcgcatacatttttaaaatgtactAGCTCCTCACTATCCTTTTTGTACGTCTCAGAATGAGTATAatgtgtatgaaaagtgaaatatTCACATCCTGGTCCACTGGGCCAATATGTTTCAACTTTGATGAGGGAGAccaagaaagtttttttttaaagttcatgAAGGTTGGGGCAGGCTTCACCCAAATAGACTTTTGTCATATTTTAGGGTGCTCACCCAAATAACacataacatataaaaaaataagaggaaaaggtcacaccatgcattaaaggataacttcagtcaatttcaacatgcagttgtaatgttcacactaccctggacttgtcagtatgttagagtattttgtgtgtgtgtgtgtgtgtgtgtgtgtgtgtgtgtgtgtgtgtgtgtgtgtgtgtgtgtgtgtgtgtgtgtgtgtgtgtgtgtgtgtgtgtgtgtgtgtgtgtgtgtgtgtgtgtgtgtgtgtcacacatcaAGAAAGGCAGAACGCCTAAATGTGTCTAGGTAGTAAACATTTTTGAAAGTTGAGTTGGGTAATGGCTCATTGACAGAGCCGGGTTGTCAGTGCATGGACATTTTTTATACATAAAATGTCTAGAGCAGGAATTGCCATAATTTATTGGCAAAATGTTTTATACACATTGATGAATATAAAAATCTAACATTAACTCTAACATTGACCAAGGGCTTAGAAGCATTGCACATTATTTGACATCGCATTGTGATATAACACCAATAACAAATCAATTATTATTCACTTTGACAGAATGGGCTCAGCACAATAATGTATTAATTTTCCTGAATTCATTTTAATACACAAAGGAAGGCACATCGATGGATGCTTGCTTTTCACCTATTGAAACTTGTGCTATTGGGAAGACACATACCTCATTTGGTACAGAATATAATATCATGTGTTGGTGTTGTAGCCTACTTAATACCACACTTttacttatacttttacttttgacacctctgtacaCATGTAAAGAGCCCCATTCCTAAAACCAGACTGTTGGTGGCTAGTTGGGGTTAGAGAGCGCTATTGGTGAACTGTGGATCCAGGGCCCCAACTTCCACCACATTC
Proteins encoded:
- the LOC134439860 gene encoding uncharacterized protein LOC134439860 isoform X1; this translates as MTQTFGCVRDYKIARQSRFSIISNSLNNKESFYLWGPMDQYPDFLSTLNRRARYLLGVAFGDVAQDHHQQALKTENLLEESSVTEAKQNEENASLEAKLQAQRASLELEFEKQRASLAAAWREEKASLEADWMAQRAHLEEECQQHRASAAAAVDAERKKLFRFVSSVTRQLYGQRKQTALLRAAQYERLLVDLKKQATRWMVAPWDCPASCDNADVPMVFSSWSLREETRRIQEDMPRLYNHLEEYYQHEKMLQHLLEQQRRESELEGRAYIKCQVLHAKYVKEEAKRQEAERKKRAELHARLLKEAEKRWVAAQKKQRKSEEKARREAENIEKKKKAEQEKKEAKEAAREERAAAGGKSWFRRLLCCCFRRRATAAN
- the LOC134439860 gene encoding uncharacterized protein LOC134439860 isoform X2, which codes for MAQRAHLEEECQQHRASAAAAVDAERKKLFRFVSSVTRQLYGQRKQTALLRAAQYERLLVDLKKQATRWMVAPWDCPASCDNADVPMVFSSWSLREETRRIQEDMPRLYNHLEEYYQHEKMLQHLLEQQRRESELEGRAYIKCQVLHAKYVKEEAKRQEAERKKRAELHARLLKEAEKRWVAAQKKQRKSEEKARREAENIEKKKKAEQEKKEAKEAAREERAAAGGKSWFRRLLCCCFRRRATAAN